AAAATGTTTTTCAGCATAGGGGCAAAACCTCCTGTAAATAAATTTTAGGTTTTAACTTATTGTATCAAAAAGATAGTACGAATTAAATACATATTGAGTAAAAATATGGTTTATGTATTTAATATAAATTACTATCCCAGCCAAGTTATTAGTTGGCGTACTGCAGACAATAAATCTTTCTTATTTTTTTCCATATCTTTTTCAGGTCCAGTAAACTTTAAATTGCTTATATTTTCCTTTATTTTACTTAACAAGTCAGCATCGCCATTATGATTAGTGTTATCAATTTTGTTGATGATGTTTTCTAAATCTTTTTTGTTATAGGTGGATATATAACGAGGTTTTTTTATTTCTAGATAAATTTTATTTAATATTTTTTTATATTCGTCAAAATTATTATTTGTATTAGTCATTTTAACACTTCCTTAATAAAAATTTGCAATTGAAATATTATATAAGAGATCCAATATTTATATGTTTGTTAAAATTAATTATTAGATTTATGCACTATTAATTTTAAATATATGTATATATTGTAAATTAAAAACTTTTAGATGTAAATAGGTTTATAAGTAAACATGAAAATTTTAACATAAAAAGTTTTTAATGCCCTAAAATCGATGTTTAGTGTCCAAAGTATTTCAATTTAGAATTTTTCAATTTAGAATATAGATGTATTCAAAATTACTAAAGGAATAAAGGTAATGGTGTAGTTGGAATAAAATAATATCTTTGAAAAATTAATATTTTGGAGGAAGAGTTATGACAAATAAAGAAAAAAAGTCTATAAAAAATGTAGGGATTTTTTATGGTACTGCATTAGGTATAATTTTTGGTGTTGTATTTAAAAATGTTGTTTGGGGAATTATTATTGGTGCTGGCATTGGGGGTATAATAGATATTATATATAATTCAAATGGAGATAAAATAAATAAAAGTGATAAATAATATTTTTGAGTTGAAATATAAATTTTATATTTCTTAAACAATGACAATAAGCCATTTATAGTTATTAATATTTATTTATGAAATTGGATATCTATATTAATATCTAAACTTTCGCACATTAAAATAAAAGCATAAGCCTAAATTTTTAATATATAAAGCAAAGAAACATCCCGTAGGTGGATTTTTTATCGATGAGGTGATGAACTTCAAGATATTGAATTTTATCAAGCACTACAAATACTTATGACTACTTTAAAAATAGTTTTTCTCTTGTGAAAGTTAATACTACGAATATTATAATGCACTTTATGTGTATTTTTTAATGTTAAATTTTAATTAGCTTCCTAACCATGTTAATAACTCCAACAATAATTTCATTATATCTCTTTTTATTATTTTAGGATTTTTTTCAGGTCCTTCAATTTCCAAACTTTTTAAATCAGTCTTTAATTTATTAATTATATTTTTTGTGAAATTTCTCATATTAAACACCTCTTATTTAATATATAATATAAATTCATTATATTATACACATAATTAATAAGAAAAAAGAGTCTTTTAGACTCTTTTTTCCTATTTTTTATACATATCCAGTGTTGTAATAATCTAACATATACTTAGGTATAGAAGTATTGCCATATGTGAATACTCTACTAAAATATAGATTTGCCACTAAACTTCCAGCTTTAACGGCAGTTGAAAGTCTATTACCACCATCAATTTTTTCTAGTTGATCCATAGTTAATTCATTCATTTTAATCCCTCCAAATAAATTTAATCTTTATGTACTAAAGTGGATTATGAAATTCATAATAACTAATCTTGAGCACATTCACATTGTAAATTAAAAATTTTTAAATTTAAATACTTTTGACACTAAACATGGATGTTTTGACATTAAAAACTTTTTGTGTCAAAAAATAGGGATTTCATGCCTAATCTATTTAATTTTTTTAGATTTATGCTAATAATAAATTTAGATTAAATACACTAAAGTTGAAATAATAGGAGGCTATAAAATTTGAAAAACCTATTTAAAAAATATATTTGCATTAAACAGCATGACGCAAAAGATTGTGGCTGCGCTTGCTTAGCTACAATTTTTAAACAATATGGTTTAAAAATATCAATATCTAAAATAAGAGAAACTGCGGGAACAGATAGGCAGGGAACCAGTGCTTATGGGATTATTAAAGCAGCAGAAAAAATTGGATTTACTGCTAAAGGAGTTAAGGTAAATAAGTCAGAGGATATATTTAGTGAATTTCCAATCCCTGCTATTGCTCATGTCATTATAGATAAAAAATTTCCTCACTATGTAGTAATACATAGAATACATAAAAAAGAAATTGTTGTAGCAGATCCTGAAAAGGGTATTGTTAAATATAAACCAGAAGATTTCTTTAAAATTTGGACAGGAATATTGATATTAATGACACCCACTGTTGAATTTAAGAAAGGTAATGAAGATAAGGGAGTATTTAAAAGATTTTTTGGATTGTTAAAACCACAAAAAGGATTGCTTACAAATATATTTTTTGCTTCCTTGGTACTTACTACCCTTGGTATATTAGCTTCTTTTTATTTTCAATCGCTCATGGATACCATAATACCACAAAATTTATCTAAAACATTAATAGAAATTTCTATAGGTGTTATTTGTCTAAATGTATTCAAAGTACTATTGGATGCTTTTAGAACTCAGCTTCTCATATATTTAGGGCAGAATATAAATATACCATTAATGATTGGATATTATAATCATGTAGTAAATCTTCCTATGAACTTTTTTGGTACAAGAGAAGTAGGAGAAATTATCTCAAGATTTAATGATGCTTCAAAGATAAGAGATGCTATTTCAGGGGCAACTCTTACTATTATGATAGATACGTTAATGGTTATCTTTGGTGGAGCTATACTTTATACTGAAAATCATTTACTGTTTGGGATCACAATAGTTCCTGTAATTTTATATTTAATTATAGTCTGGGTTTTTAATAGTTCTATTGAAAGAGTTAATAAAAAAACAATGGAAGACAATGCAAGTCTTACATCTTATCTAGTGGAATCCCTAAATGGTATAGAGACAGTTAAAGCTTTTAATGGTGAAAGAAAAGTTAACTTTGAAATGGAAAAGAGATTTATAAAGCTAATAAAAAGTGTATTTAATAATGGATTTATAAGTAATATTCAAGGCTCTGTAAAAACAGCAGTACAAACTATTTTTGGTACGATAATTCTTTGGATAGGAGCTTATGAAGTGTTAAGAGGAAATATGACTATAGGTCAGCTTTTGACTTTTAATGCACTGCTTGCATATTTTTTAGATCCTATTCAGCGTATTATAAATCTTCAGCCAACTGTTCAAACCGCCATAGTTGCTGCAGACAGATTAGGTGAAATATTGGATTTAGAGCTTGAAAAAAGTGAAAATGAGGATAAAAAAATATTTCCTTCAACTTTAAAGGGAGAGATTGAATTAAAAAATGTAGATTTTAGATATGGTACAAGGCAATTGGTGCTAAAAGATATAAATATAAGTATAGCACCTGGTGAGAAAATAGCACTAGTAGGAGAAAGTGGTTCTGGTAAAACTACTATTTCAAAACTGCTTATGAATTTTTATCAATGTGAAAATGGAGAAGTTTTAATCAATGGCTATAATATTAAAGATATTAATATTGAAGCCTTAAGGGATAAGATAGCTTACATATCACAAAATGTATTTTTCTTTAGCGGTACTATAAAGGAAAACTTGAGTTTTGGAGCTGAGGGAACTACTTTTGAAGAGATGATAGAGGCATGTAAAAAGTCACAAATAAATGACTATATTAATTCACTGCCTACAAGATATAATACTTTGTTGGAGGAAAATGCATCTAACCTTTCAGGCGGTCAAAAGCAAAGACTCGCCATAGCAAGAGCAATACTCAAAAAGCCAGAAATACTTATAATGGATGAGGCCACAAGTAATTTGGATTCTATAACAGAAAAAGCTATTGAAAACACAATAAATGAATTCAGTAAGGATATCACTTCACTACTATCATAATAGCACATAGATTAAGTACTATTATGAGATGCGATAAAATATATGTTATGGATAAGGGTATAATTATTGAGAGTGGAAGTCATAATGAACTTATAAAACAAGGAGGAAAATATTTTAAACTTTGGAAAGAACAGCTTCCGGGTTATGAAGCACTAGAAGAAGTAGCATCAGCTAAAAGACTGGAGGTAAATCAAATATGAAATACATACTTCAAAATATAGATGATATAACTGACAGTAGAGAAGTATTAGAATCAAGACCTCATCCCTTTACAAGAATTTTTATTTACATAATGATAGCTGTGCTGTTATTAGCATTTATATGGTCTTATTTTAGTGAAAAGGAAATTGTAGTAAAAGCTAATGGGATAGTGGAACCTAACAAAGCAATTATACAAGTATCAAATGAAGCTGCTGGAAAAGTAACTTCTATAAATTTTAAAGATGGTGATAAGGTAAAGAAAGATCAGATACTTTATACAATTAATCATACAAATTTAGATGTACAAAAAGCTGGACTGGAAGAGGATCTTAAGCTTCAAAATGTGGAGGTAAACAATTTAAATAAATTAAAGAATAGTATTACAGATGGGAAAAATCATTTTAATGAAAATTCGAATGATGAAAGGGAATATTATAATAGATACGTTAGATATACAGAAGGTATTGGAGATATAAATAATAGTGCACAGGCTGTCAAGGTTCAAATTCAGAATTTGCAGGATCAGATATTAAAATTAAATTTACTACAAAAATCAATAAATGATAACAAAAATTATTTTGGAGATAACAGTTCTTATAGTAATCAACTTCAAAGTTATCAGATTAATATCCAGCAGTATCAGGGAAAAATAAATAATGCACTAAATCAATACAATGCACTTAAAAAGCAGATATATGAACAAAAAAAACAAACTTCGTCACAAAATATGCAAAATAGTAGTCAAATAGATCAAAATAATGAAATAAGTGAAATTAATAATAAAAGTCAACTAGATAACGCCAAAATAGCTATAGATAGTGCAAATCAAGATTTATCAAAATATAAATTAGAATTTATGCAAAATATAAATTCTAGTAAAGAACAAAATGAAATAAAAATAAAGGAAATTCAGAGTGCACCATCCTTAAGTCAGGAAAATGGAAGCCAATATACATCTTCTGAGGAGTATAAGCATGATAATTTAATTCAAATAGATACAAATATTAAAGCAGCTCAATCTAAGATAAACCAAGATAATAACAATATTAAAAGTATTGATATAAATATAGCTCAATGTACTGTAAAGGCTCCCAGTGATGGGATAATAAATAGTTTAAATGAAATTAAAGAGGGAGATTTACTGCAAGCAGGAACACAAATAGCTACTATGCTTCCTATAGATAACTCTCAATATAAAATTCAAATATATATTGCCAATAAGGATATAGGAAATATAAAAAAGGGACAAAACATACGCTGTAATTTTGACGCATTACCTTACAGCGATTATGGAAGTATAGATACAAAAATAACTAATTTAAGTGCAGATGCAAAGGTAAATCAAAATAATAGTACAAGCTATTATACTGCAGAAGCGATTATATATAATAAGCCTTTATACAATAGAAAAAGAGAAAAAGCTGATATTAAACCAGGAATGACAAGTCAAATAGATATAATTACTAGAAAAGAAAAAATACTTTATTATTTGATGAAACAGATAAATCTTAAAGATTGATATTGTAAAAATTTACAATTATTTTGCTATAACCTTTCGGCCGAAGGTTAATATATAAATTAATTTTGGAGGGAATATTATGATAAATGAAAATTTAACAGATGAACAATTACTAAATATAACAGGAGGAAGTGCTTTTTTGGACAATGATAGCTTAACTAATGGATTAAATTCCATACACATACGCCCATTATATAGCATTACTCCAATAAAATCACCTTTTGGTGGCATAATTGCTTTATATGCAGTTCAACCAGTTATTACAGACAAATAATATAAAAGGAAATGACCTGAAAAGTCATTTCCTTTTATAAAATACTAAATAAAATTTTCAATGAAATAATAGGGGGAAATACATATGGAATATAAACCAGTTACTGCTGTATGGGAAATAACTATGGGATGTAACATGAGGTGTAAACATTGTGGTTCCAGCTGTGAAAAGCCATTAGAAGACGAGTTGAGCACTGAAGAAGCTTTTAAATTAAGTGATGACTTAGGAAAGCTTGGACTTAAATGGATTACTCTATCTGGTGGAGAACCTACTACAAGAAAAGATTTTTATTTGATTGCAAAGAGATTAAATGAAAATAATATAATTCCAACTTTAATCACTAATGGATGGCTATTAGATGAAAACATAGTTGATAAGGCAATAATAGGTGGAATTAACACTATTGCTATTAGTATTGATGGATTAGAAAAAACTCATGACAATATGAGAAAAAAAGGATCTTTTCAAAGAGATATGAAGGCGTTAGATTTATTAGGAAGAAAGAATATACCTTCTTCTGTTATTACTACAATAAACAATATAAATATAAAAGAATTAGAGCAATTAAAGGATATTTTAATTGAAAAAGGTGTAGTGTCATGGCAGCTTCAATTAGCCCTTCCTATGGGAAATATGTCTAAAAACTCAGATCTTGTTGTACAACCGTTTCAAGTAGATAAAGTAATAGATTTTGCTTATAGAACAACAATGGAAAATAAAATAGTTATACAATTAGCGGATTGTATGGGATATTTTAATATGAAAGAAGCGTCAGTTAGAAAACATAGTTCAAATATTGATGGATATACATGGACTGGATGCAGTGCAGGTAAATATACTTTAGGAATTTTAAATAATGGAGATATTGTAGGTTGTACCTCTGTGCGTGATAAAACTCTTGTAGAGGGAAATATAAGAACAGCTTCTTTGGAAGATATATGGGAAAATCCTGATAATTTTAGCTGGAATAGAGGTATGAAAAAAGAAAAGTTGCAGGGGACTTGTGGTAAATGTAAATATGGAAATATATGTTTAGGAGGATGTTCTAATACTAAGCTTACTCATGGAGGAAGCTTGTATGCTGAAAACAAATATTGCTCTTATAATTTTGCTTTAAGTAAGGCAAAAAATTCATAGAAAGTGGGAATTTGCAACTTGGAGAAATGGCATTATCAAGAGCTTTTGATATGGGCAGTAAAGATGAAGAAATGTTAGAAGCATATGCATATGCAAATTACATGCTAGAAAATTATACCTATGCAAAAAATGCTTATGAAAAATTATTATCTATTAATCCTGAGAACAAAAACGCACAAAGATTTTATAACTTAATTTAATAA
This genomic window from Clostridium pasteurianum DSM 525 = ATCC 6013 contains:
- a CDS encoding HlyD family efflux transporter periplasmic adaptor subunit, with translation MKYILQNIDDITDSREVLESRPHPFTRIFIYIMIAVLLLAFIWSYFSEKEIVVKANGIVEPNKAIIQVSNEAAGKVTSINFKDGDKVKKDQILYTINHTNLDVQKAGLEEDLKLQNVEVNNLNKLKNSITDGKNHFNENSNDEREYYNRYVRYTEGIGDINNSAQAVKVQIQNLQDQILKLNLLQKSINDNKNYFGDNSSYSNQLQSYQINIQQYQGKINNALNQYNALKKQIYEQKKQTSSQNMQNSSQIDQNNEISEINNKSQLDNAKIAIDSANQDLSKYKLEFMQNINSSKEQNEIKIKEIQSAPSLSQENGSQYTSSEEYKHDNLIQIDTNIKAAQSKINQDNNNIKSIDINIAQCTVKAPSDGIINSLNEIKEGDLLQAGTQIATMLPIDNSQYKIQIYIANKDIGNIKKGQNIRCNFDALPYSDYGSIDTKITNLSADAKVNQNNSTSYYTAEAIIYNKPLYNRKREKADIKPGMTSQIDIITRKEKILYYLMKQINLKD
- a CDS encoding radical SAM/SPASM domain-containing protein codes for the protein MEYKPVTAVWEITMGCNMRCKHCGSSCEKPLEDELSTEEAFKLSDDLGKLGLKWITLSGGEPTTRKDFYLIAKRLNENNIIPTLITNGWLLDENIVDKAIIGGINTIAISIDGLEKTHDNMRKKGSFQRDMKALDLLGRKNIPSSVITTINNINIKELEQLKDILIEKGVVSWQLQLALPMGNMSKNSDLVVQPFQVDKVIDFAYRTTMENKIVIQLADCMGYFNMKEASVRKHSSNIDGYTWTGCSAGKYTLGILNNGDIVGCTSVRDKTLVEGNIRTASLEDIWENPDNFSWNRGMKKEKLQGTCGKCKYGNICLGGCSNTKLTHGGSLYAENKYCSYNFALSKAKNS